In Akkermansia muciniphila ATCC BAA-835, the genomic stretch TTCCTCTATTTCTTCAGGAGTGGGAGCGCGGCCAAGGTCAATGGACATGCCCAGATAATGATTGATGGTGTTCAGGAGTTCGTCAATGGTCTGGCGGGCTTCCAAAAAGCCGCGGGCCGCATCATTCTTGATGACGTTTTCACGCAGGGCGTCGAATTTGGAAATTTCCTCTTCGGTAGGAGGCATTCCCGCCAGGTGCTTGTTGCGCAGTTCTTCTCCGTAAGCGTTTACTTCTTCAAAAAGCTTGGTTGCTTCCGGATTTTGGAAAAAGAGACCTATTTTTGCCTTGGAGGCCACAACCTTGTCTTCCTTGGCGAGCAGATTGCAAAGGGCTTCCGTGGCGGCGCGCAGGTTGTCGTTGAGAACGGGGGTATTCATATGAGATTTATTTAATCATGCCTTTTCGTGCAGGGCAATCCGGTTGCGAGGCATGGCACGCATTTCCTTGCCGCAGGTTTGCTGCAGGTGGGAAATCCGGAAGAATAAAAAGGCGTTCCGCTTGACGTGGAACGCCTTTTTATGGTGATCAACGTTTTTTAATGCGCCTTGCAGAATTCTTCAAAGCGGTCCAGAGCTTCTTTCAGAATGTCCAGCGTGGTGCAGTAGCTGATGCGGATGGCCTTGTCATTGCCGAAGGCGATGCCGGGGACGGCCGCGACCTTGTAGCGTTCCAGAAGCTTGTCGCACAGATTCAGGGAGGTGAGTCCCAGCCTGCTTGTGTCCACAAAGAAGTAGAAAGCGCCCTGCGGCTCCACAACACTGATATTCGGGATGGCGCTGAGGCGGGAGTAAACGTACTGGCGGCGCATGTCATATTCGTCGCGCATGTCGCTGATGAAGCTCTGGTCTCCCGTAAGGGCCTCAATACCTCCATACTGGGCGAACGTACAGACGTTGGAAGTGGTGTGATCCTGAATCATCTGGATGGCCTTGGCAATGGCTGCCGGAGCTGCGGAATAGCCTAGGCGCCATCCAGTCATGGCGTAGCCCTTGGAGAAGCCGTTGATGGTGATGGTCAGGTCGTACAGTTCCGGACTGAGGGAGGCGATGCTGACGTGCCTGGCGTCCCCGTATACGAGGTGTTCGTAAATTTCATCAGCCAGGATGAGGATGTCTTCGCTCAGGGCCACTTCTCCCAGGGCGCGCAGTTCTTCTTCGGAATAAACGGACCCGGTCGGATTGTTCGGGGTAGTGAGGATGACCATCTTGGTGCGGGGGGTCATGGCTTCCTCAAATTGTTCGGCGGTAAGCTTCCATCCGTTTTCCGCCGTGGTTTCCACGATGACGGGGATGCCTCCGCACATGCGGACCATTTCCGGATAGCTGACCCAGTACGGAGCGGGGATGATGACTTCATCCCCCTCGGATACGGTTGCCATGATGGCGTTGAAACAGGCGTGCTTGGCGCCGGCTCCCACGGTGATCTGGGTGAAATCGTATTCCAGGTTGTTTTCCCTCTTGAGCTTTTCTGCGATGGCCTGGCGGAGTGCGGGAAGACCGGCGGAAGGCGTATATTTGGTGGCTCCGTTGTTCAGGGCCGCGATGGCTGCCTGCTTGATGTTTTCCGGGGTGTCCATTTCAGGTTCACCGCCTGCCAAACCGTAAACTTCTTCACCGGAGGCTTTCATAGCCTTGGCCCGGTTGGTCACCTTGAGGGTCAGGGAAGGGGTCAATGCCGCAATGCTGGGGGAAATCATGTCCATTGTTGTGGTGCAGTCGTAGATTTTGATGCCCTGGCGGAAAACAGGCTGTTCTCCGCATAGGCGGAAAAACTTTACTCATTGAGCGCACCCCTGGCAAGGAGAATGCTTGCGGCGGCCATTCTTTTTCTTGCGGAGGGCGTTCCTCCCTCTATGGAAGGGATTTTTCCCGTCAGCGTTTCAGGAATTTGGCGCGCACCGCTTCCAGCTCCGGCGTCTTCAGCAGGAAAGCCGCCGCCAGGTAAACGATGCCGGCGCAACCGCAGACCAGGGATATCCCCAGCACCCTGGCCGGGAAGGTCCAGTTCAGGAAGCCCTGGAGGAACCATGCCTTGCCTGCCCAGCACACGGCCCCCAGAAATATTCCCGCCGCCATGATCCTGGCCAGTCCGGAAAGCAGCGTCCGTCCGTCTACGCCGCCCAGCTGGCGTCGCAGGTAAAAGAAGTAAAAGAGAAAATTGAAGGTAGTGACCACGGAGGTGGTCAGCGCCAGCCACGCCGCGTTTTTATGCAGGATGTAGACGAAACAGTAGTTGAGGCCGATGCTGATAGCCAGAGCCACAGCGGCGGCAATCAGGGGAACCCAGCGTTTTTCAAGAGCCAGGAAGACGGGCTGTACCACCTTGGTCCCGGCATAGCCCAGCAGGCCCAGGGAATAGGCTCCCAGCACTTCCCCCGTGTAACGCACGGCCTCCTGGTTGAAGCGGCCCCACTGGTATACGGAGGAGACGAATTCCGTTCCCAGGATGGAGAGGATGAGAAAAGCGGGTACCGCAAAGAATGCCACCAGCCGCAACCCCTTGGCGATGTGGACAGCCACCTCTTTTCTGCCGTCTCCCACCATCATGCGGGAAACAGCGGGCAGCACCACCATGCCCGTCGCAACTCCGAAGAGCCCCACGGGAAGCTGCCAGAGGCGGAACGCCGTGGTCAGGGCGGTGACGGAGCCTTTTTGGAGATCCAGAGCGAACCCCGTATTGATGAAGATGGTGAACTGCGTCACGCCTGAAGCCAGCACGGAGGGAAGCATCAGCCCCCAGATTTTGCGCACGCGGGGATCGTTCCATTGGAAATTGGGTTTCCAGCAGAAGCCGGTTTTGCTGAGTTTGGGGAGCTGCACGGCAATCTGGGCCATGCCCCCGATGGTGACGCCGCAGGCAAAACCGTACAAAGCTTTGGGGCCGAAGGATGGATCAATGAAATATCCAATCAGAAGGCCGAGCAGGATGGAAGTAACGTTGAAAGCGGCGGAGGCCAGCATGGGCAATCCGAAAACCCCCACCATGTTCAGCGCCCCCATGATGAGGGCGGACAGGGAGGCGAATCCGATGAAAGGCCACATGATGCGGCTCAGGTCTGTGGCGAACAATTGCTCCGCCAGAGAGTGATCCCCGCTGTAGAGGGCTTCCATGACGGGCCCTGCAAATAGAATCCCCAGCGTTACAATGGCGATCATCAGGGCGGAAAGCTGGGTAGCTACCTTGTTGGTCAGTTCCCACGCGGCCGCGTCTCCCTGCGCCTCCCGCGTTTTGGAGGCTACGCTGGTATAGGATTGGGAAAGAGCCCCTTCCGCAAACAGATCTCTTAACAGGTTGGGAATACGGAAAGCCGTGTAAAAGGCGTCCAGGGCTCCCGTGGCCCCGAACAGGGAGGTGTACACAATTTCCCTGGCCATGCCTGTCAGGCGGCAGGCGAAGATGGCGCCGGAGGCAACCAGGCTGTTCCGCATCAGGGACATGAAAGGGGGGGAATTTACTTGAACAGCTGGCGGCAATACGGCTCCACCCGTTTCATTGCCGGGTTGTCCTTGACAGCCTGGTCGCGATCATCCCGGCAGGGGAAAAGGTACAGGGCGTATCCCCCGTAGCCGCCTCCCAGATATTTTTTTGCAAGGGCATTGGGAATATCCGGCAGGGGGCGCATTCCTTCGTCAAGCTGCACGCTGTAGTACAGGGCTACGCCTGCCGCCAGTGTATTGATGTTGCGTTCCAGCACTCCGGTGCGGGCAATGAGGGAGGATTGGGAGATGCGTACGTAGTCCCGTTGTTCATCCGCCATCTTTGGGGTGTCGTGTTCTTCACCCGTATATAGAATGGCCATTCTTCCTTCCAGGAAGTCACCCGTGCCTTTGACATCCAGCACCGGAGAACTGCCGGAGCGCCATACGCACAACCCCGTTTCCGCAATGACGGCAGGATCCTGCCAACCGACGCCCAGAGCGAGTTCGGACGCGACCGGATCGCGCCCTTCCAGCATGGCCCACGCGCCGCTGCCTCCCAGCCCGGAGCGTTTTTCATACGGCCATTCGCAGAGGGAAACCATGGGGGTGATGGCGCAGTTGACCACATAGGAGCCTTTTCTGGCGTAGCGGGGCACGTCCAGCCATCCCCCGGCAAAGTCCACGCGAAGCGGTACGGCGGACGGAGCCTTGATGCGGTTCACCAGCATGGTGGTGGAGACGGGAGTGAATTTGGGGGGCGTCTTGGGGAGCACCACGTAATTGGCTCCGACGCGGGCGCACAGCTCCTTCTTGATATCGCTGTAAAGGTCGTCTTCCGTCACAGCCAGGATGTCCGGTTTTTCCTGAAGAAACTCTTCTTCAAAATCCAGGCCCTTTTTCATGCCGGTACCCAGGATAACCTTGTCAACCATGCGCAGGCTTTCCAGCAGAACTTTTTTGTGTTCGTCCGGAATGGACGGCTTGCGCTGCTTGTGGTGCCACAGCACGGGTTCCGAAGCGAAAGAGACGATTAGATAGTCGCCCAGAGCGCGGGCTTCTTCAAAGAACTGGATATGGCCAGCGTGGACGATATCATAGCAGCCGGAGACGAAAACTTTTTTCATGCGTGTAATGATAGATAATTAGTCTGCAACAGTATGCCCTATTGCCGTGCCGGATGCAAGAGCGAGATGAAAATGCGTTAAAAAACGGCGCGGACTACAGAAAGCCCGTGCCGTTTGGGGATAGGAAAAATCAACTTCTGCAAAAACGGTCAGGAAGCCATAGCCTCCTGGTAGCGGCGTTCCACATCGTCCCAGTTGATCAGGCGGCAGAAGTCTTCAATATAGTCCGCCCGGAGGTTCTGGTGCTTCAGATAATAGGCGTGTTCCCAAACGTCACAGACGAGAATGGGGACGAGACCGGGAATTTCCAGATTCTGATGTTTTTCCGCCCCGCAGATTACCAGCGTCTTGCTGATGGGGTCCACGCCCAGAATGCCCCAGCCGGAACCTTCCACGCCCTGGGAAGCCGCCTTGAATTCCTTCATCATAGCTTCCAGAGAACCGAATTTTTCCTTGATGGCATCTACCAGAGGACCTTGCGGCTCTTTTTTGGGATCAGGCGTCATGTTGGTCCAGTAAATGGTATGGAGAACATGGCCGGAAGCATTGAAGGACAAGTTACGCACCCAGTTGGTGGTGGCGGAAGCGTCCAGTTTCCCGTCCGCAATTTCACGGAGCTTTTCAGCCGCGGCATTGGCTCCGGCGACATAGGCCGCATGATGCTTGTCGTGGTGGATGCGCACGGTTTTTTCATCCAGCATGGGTTCAAGCGCGTCGTAGGCGTACGGAAGGGGTGGCAGTACATATTTGCCGTCGGCATAGCCGATCGTGGAGGGGGCTTGCTGTTTAGTCATCTTGTGCTGTGGTTGTATGAATGGCCCTGTTGCCCGGGCCTGGCTGATTGTTCCCAGCGCCGCCAATGAGGAAAGAGCAATAAAACGCCTTCTGTTCATGTCCGCGCCATGGGAATGCATGGGTGTTTAGACATGGATTGTTTTGGAGTTGTTCAAAAAACAGGAACCTCGGTGTTCTATTTTTCTTCTTGTAGAGGCAGCTGGGAAAAAGCTTTTCTACCTTCTGGCGGCTGCTGCCGGGCCCTGGGCTCCATAGGCGCTGACGCCCCTGACGGCGACAGACCCCGCATCCCCCAGGAAGGATTTGGGCAGGGTTACGCGGGTCTGGCTGCCCGGCAGAAGGATGCGCGTAGCCCACTGGCTGCCGTAGCGCGCCTGGACGGCCCATTTCCGGGAGGGATTGCCGGACGGCTGCCAGGAGAGGGTTACGGTGGAACCATTGTCCGCCACATAAAAATTCTGCGGTTGTCCGGGTGTGCCGGTTCCGCACCAGGGCATGGCGGGCGGAACGGCCATGGAGGGGTACAATCTGTTCAGGTATTTCTGGATGCCTCCGGCATTCCGCATGATGGATTTGATGCTCCAGAAGCATTGCCCGGGGGCGGTTCTGGCAAGGCTGCGGGAGTAGTTGACCTGCGCCGCTATTTCAGAGGCGGGGCGGCCCGGGTCTTCGCTGCTCATGATACGTGCCGTGGCAATGCCGGGCCACACCGGGCGTCTGGAGTTCTGGGCGGCCCACCATTGCATCAATGCGGGAAAGCTCTGCTTGGCCGGGCTGCAGCGCCAGTAAAGCTGGGGGGCCAGGTAATCCACCCATCCGCGGGAAAGCCACTTGCGGGCGTCGCACGCCAGATGCTCGTAGGCGTCCACTCCCGCTTCAATGCCGCCGGGAACGCCCGGCCTCCAGATGCCGAACGGGCTGACGCCCACCCGCACCCAGGGTTTGGAAGATTTGACGGATTTGTACATGTCTTGCACGAAGCCGTCAATGTAGCCCCGGCGCTGGGAGGGGGATTTCCCGTCTCCAAAGCTGGCGGGAGACCAGGCGCGGCCGGGAGTGGGATAGGGGTAGAAATAGTCGTCCAGGTGCACCCCGTCAATGTCGTAGCGGCGCACGACATCCATGATAACCTTCAGCGCGTGGTCGCGGGAGGCGGAGGCGCTGGGGTTTATCAGCAGCACGGAGCCGTTTCGCTTCATCAAATCAGGGCGCGTGAGGGAAATATGGTTGCGGCCTACGGCATGCTTGACGTTGGCCTTCGCCCGGAATGGGTTGAACCAGGCGTGCAGTTCAATGCCGCGGCGGTGAGCCTCCTGAATGGCGAAAGCCAGAGGATCATACCCAGGATTGACGCCCGGGCCGGAAAGCCATTGGCTCCACGGTTCCAGAGAAGAGCGGTACAGGGCGTCGGCGTTCGGGCGCACTTGGAGAAACACGGCGTTCAGCTTCAACTGGGCGCAGGTATTCAGGATGTTCAGCAGCTCCGCGCGCTGGGCTGCTCCGGAGAGGCCGGAACGGGAGGGCCAGTCAATATTATGAACGGTGGATATCCATGCCGCGCGGAATTCCTGGGGGACAGCGGGAACGGATTCTCCGGAGGTCTGCCACCCAAGCGCCTGGGAAGCCAGGGCCAGCAGGGAGCAGGAGAAGGCATGGAACAGGGGAAATCTGGTCATGACGGGAATGGAGAGGGATGTTTCCGGAACATTTAAAGCCTATTCGGAGGATCTGTCCATGACGGATGCCGGAGGTTCCGTCATGGACAGGCGGCCCTCAGCTGGGCCGGGATGCCAGGCTGTTGATCAGGTGGGCGTTGAAACCGGCCCCGAAGCCGTTGTCTATGTTGACGACGGAAACACCGTTGGCGCAGGAATTCATCATGGCGAGCAGGGTGGTTACCCCGCGGAAATTGGCTCCATAGCCCACGCTGGTAGGCACGGCTATCACAGGGGCCTTTACCAGGCCTGCCAGCACGCTGGGGAGAGCTCCTTCCATGCCCGCCACGGCCACCAGCGCAGTAGCTTGGCGGATGGAGTCCAGATGGGAAACCAGGCGGTGCAGGCCGGCCACGCCGCAATCCCGGTACCGGACTACCCGGCTGCCCAGAAATTCCGCCGTCAGGGCGGCCTCCTCCGCTACGTATTGGTCCGAGGTCCCCGCGCTGACGATGCCGACGAAGCCCGCCGTTCGCGGAACGGGATTCGGAGCAATGCGCATGAGACGGGCTTCCGGGTGCATGTCCGCCGCCGGAAAGGCGCGGTTCAGGTAGTCCAGAGCTTCCCCGCTCAGACGCGTGGCCAGAACATTTTGTCCGGCGGCAAGCAGGCTGCGGGCTATCTCTTCAATCTGGTCCGGCGTTTTTCCTGCGCCGTAAATGACTTCCGGGCACCCGGTGCGTTCCAGGCGGCTGTAATCAATGTCCGTATGGGAAGGAGCGGGTACGGTGCCGGCTCTAATTTTTTCCGCCGCTTCCTCCGCAGAAAGGAGGCCTTTTTTAAATTGATGCAGAATGGAGGTGATGTCGTTCATGAGGGTTCGTTCATGCTCCCTCTGGAATATCCTTCCAGATCCAGGGTGATGTGCCGGAAGCCCAGTTCCCGCAGCCGGCGTGCTGCGGTGGAGGCAAGCTGTCCGTCCCAGAACAGTCTGCGTTCCTTTTCCGGCAATTCAATGCGGGCCAGGCTGTCTCCGTGAGCACGGACACGGCAGCCTTTCAGACCCAGGGTTCTCAGGAAAGATTCCGCTGCGTCCACGCGTCTCAGCAGAACTTCCGTTACGGGGCGGTTGTGTTCCAGGCGGGTTAGCAGGCACGCATAGGCCGGTTTGCCGCTGACTGATTCCGGAAGACCCAGCCGGCAGGCCAGCCGGCGGATATCCTCCTTATCCATGGAAGCTTCCAGAAAGGGACTCGGGATGCCGAGCTCCTGCAAAGCTTTGCGGCCTGGCCGGTAATCGTCCAGGTCGTCAAGATTGGAACCGTCCGCCAGCAGGGGGAACCCCATCTCAGCCGCTCTGGCTGCCAGGGAGGAAAACAGGGCATGCTTGCACAGGTAGCAGCGCAGGGGAGGATTATTCGCAAGGGCGGGAAGGATGGGAAACGCCAGTTTTTCCTGCCGGACGCCCAGGCGGCGGCACAACGCCGTGCTGTCCCGCACTTCCTCCTCCATCACGTAGGGCGTTCGCGCAGTCAGTGCCAGGCAGTGATCCGCTCCCAGGATACGGACGGCGGCGGCAAGCAACACGCTGCTGTCCAGCCCCCCGGACAAGGCGACGGCAATGCGTTTCCTGGGGAGAAGGACGGCGCGAAGCCGTTCAAACGGAGTCTGTGGCGTCGTTGTCATGGGAAGATGTGGGAAAAAGCCCCATCAGCTGGCATTGTCCCAGCGGCAATCCGGTTTTTTCCGCCAGGATTCTGCAATCTTCAAATTCCGCTTTCCGGTAATGGGGGCGGCCGTGCATGAAAGAAGTTTTTACATGAACCGTTCCATGGGGAGTGTGGACAGGGGCGCTTTCCCGGCGCAGAATATGGCGGAGCATGCCATGCTGCCTGATGCCCGGCGTGCTGCTGTGCCGGAAGAAGGCTTCCCGCACGCGGTCCGTCTGTTCCGGCTGGCACAGGGCGCAAACCTTGACTGCCAGACGGCCTTTCTTCATGCAGACGGACTCCTGCCAGGTATCCAGAGCACCTGCCTCCATCAGCTTTTCCGCCAGGTAGGCTGTCTGTTCCGGCGTCATATCGTCTATATTGGCGCACAGCTCCGTCAGCAGTTCCGGGGAAGTTTCCTCTTCTTCCGTTTCTACCAGCATCACCCGTAGAATATTCGGTACGGGAAGTCCCTGGCGGTGGCCGATCCCATAGCCGGTTGCGGTAATACGGCCTGCCAGCGGAGAGGGGACGGGCTGCGCCAGGGCGGCAATGTAGGCGGCTCCGGTGGGTGTAGTGGCCTCATGGGTGGTTCCATTCAAGGTGGCCCGGAAATGTTTCGCCAGCAAAGCCGTTGCCGGCGCAGGAACGGGCATTGTTCCGTGCTGGCAGGTTACGGTGCCAGACCCCAGCTCCACCGGTCCGGTGAAGACGGTGTCCACCCGGAGCATTTCCAGGCAGATGGCAGCTCCCGCGATATCGATGATGGAATCCACCGCGCCCACTTCATGGAAATGTACTTCTTCAGAAGTAGTGCCGTGTACGCGGGCTTCCGCCTCCGCCAGCAGGGTGAAAATAGAAAGGGCCGTCCGTTTTACGGTATTGGAAAGGGCGCTTGTCTCAATAAGCTTTCGTATATCCGCCATAGTTCGGTGATGGTGCGCATGGCTGCTGCCGGAATGCCCTTCTTCCTCCGTCAGCACGTCAATCCGTGTTCCCCGGATGCCGTGCTGCTGCGCCGGGCGGCATTCCAGCTTCCACTCCCCGTGCACATGCAATTTGGACAGTTCCCGTTCCAGGTTTTCCCGGTCCGCTCCCAAATCAATCAGGGCGGCCAGATTCATATCTCCGCTGATGCCCGCGCTGCAATCATAGACCAAGGCTCTCATGATGGCCCAGTGTAGAAGGAAAAACTCCTGGCTCAAGGTCAAAATGAGCCTTATCCCGGGAGAGGGCCCGGTGCCTGGCGGACCGGGTTTGGCGGATTGCCGTCCGGTTATGAGAAAGATGCCCTGTGAAATACATTGCTAGGGAACTTTAAATATGCCACAATCCCTGCGGCGCTGACCAGCGCCGCCCCCGTTCTATATCATGTCCATTCCGTTCTTTTCGAAATTACGATCCCAGAAGCATTATCTTCAACTGGTTAAACCGGAATTGAAGCAGGTTTCCGAGTTTGTTGAAGCGCAATCATCATGTTTTGACCCGGAAGTGGCCGATTACATGGAAACGGTATGCCAGTCCAAGGGTAAAATGCTCCGTCCGGCCCTGGTTCTGCTGGTTGCCGGCGCTACGGGCGGCATCAAGCCTGCCCATATCCGCCTGGGTGCTTTGCTGGAAATGGTGCATCTGGCTTCCCTTGTGCATGATGACGTGATTGACGAGGCCGACAAACGCCGGGACGAGGCTACGGCGAATGCCCTCTGGGGCAACAGCCTCGCCGTACTGCTGGGGGATGTCCTCTTTTCCCACGCCATGGTGCTGGGTACGGAATTCGGCAGCACGGAATTCTGCCGCAGGCTGGCGAATACCGTCAGGAACGTATGCCAGGGGGAGGTAGCCCAGTCCAGCCGCCTGTATGATCTGAGCATGACCCGCGAGGAATATTTTGAAATCATCCGGAAAAAAACCGCTTCCCTTTTCTCCGCAGCTACGGGGGGGGCTGGCTGGATTTCCGGAGTAACCCCGGAAGTGGAGGAATCCCTTTACCAGCTGGGGGATCTGCTGGGTGTGGCTTACCAGATTTACGACGACTGCCTGGACATGGTGGGAGATGAAGACGATGCCGGAAAGACGCTTCATACGGATGCCACCAAGGGCAAGCTGACCCTTCCCATCTTCAATTTGCTGGAATGCGGTGACAGGAATGTGGAAGCTACCCTGCGGGACGCCATTGAAAACCGTGAAGTGGTGGATTACTCCGCCTTTCAGGACAATCCCGTTTTTGCAGAGGCTCTGGACAAGGCGATTCAGGTAGCTCTGGAGAAAAACGAGGCGGCCCGCGAAATTCTGTGGCTCCTTCCCCAAACGGAATATCGTGAAGCTTTGGCGGAAATGACCTTTTACATGGACGAGCTGCTTAACGACTGCCGTATCTCCTGACCTGCTTCAAGGAGTTTTTGTCCGGTCATGCCCTCCTTATGTAATTTGTGTCTTCCGGCATTTTCCCAAAAGGAAACCTGCCGGAGGGAATGGGAGGAGCGCATGCTGGTTACGGCCTGATTGTTTTTTCAAAACATGGTTAAACCCGGCCACGCGCCCGGGAACGGCAGTGCTTTCTTTATTCCGTTTTTCCGTACCTGCGCGCCCGGAAGGAGTAGGCGACCGCCACCACGGCGGCGAGCACGGCGTACAGGATGAAGCGGTCCGTGGAAATGGCGTTGGCTGATTCTCCGTTGGACAGGAAAAAAGTAATTGCGGCCACCAGCATGTTGCCTGCAAAGATAGTGAGGTTCCAGAAACTGGTGATGAGGCTTTTCAAATGCGCCGGGGCTTGCGTATAGGCGAATTCCAGGCCCGTGGTGCTGACCAGGATCTCAGAGATGGTGAGTACGCAGTAAGGAATCAGCTGCCATGCGATGGACATGGAGGTTCCTTCCTCCAGCCGGTATTGCAGGAAAGCGACAATCAGGAATGTAGCGGAGCTGAGGGCCAATCCCGTTCCGAGGCGCACCAGGGGCCTTGCAAGCGTTGCCACCCTGGGATAAACAAATACGGTGATGAGGGGGATGAACACCATGACGAAAATGGGATTGGCCGCCTGGATTTGGGCCGGCCCGATGGACCAGGAACCGCCCGGGAGCGGGATGGAAAGAGGAATCATCCTGCTGCCCTGGGATACCCAGGAAGAAGCCGTCTGTTCGAAAATGGACCAGAATGGGATGATAAAGGCGAAGATGGAGAGGATTTTCAGGATGTGCCGGGTGTCTTCCACGGCAGAAGTTCCGCAGCGCTGTTCTGCGTTTTTCCAGCCTCCGTGGAACAGAATGATGAAAAGGACTTTCCAGAAGCCAGGCTGCCCGCTGTTCCGGGCCGGAGGCGTTTTGTGGT encodes the following:
- a CDS encoding YlbF family regulator translates to MNTPVLNDNLRAATEALCNLLAKEDKVVASKAKIGLFFQNPEATKLFEEVNAYGEELRNKHLAGMPPTEEEISKFDALRENVIKNDAARGFLEARQTIDELLNTINHYLGMSIDLGRAPTPEEIEEARQRAMSAQSSCSCGGQCDKENCDCDGKCDHDHKDGGCGCGNH
- a CDS encoding pyridoxal phosphate-dependent aminotransferase, which produces MDMISPSIAALTPSLTLKVTNRAKAMKASGEEVYGLAGGEPEMDTPENIKQAAIAALNNGATKYTPSAGLPALRQAIAEKLKRENNLEYDFTQITVGAGAKHACFNAIMATVSEGDEVIIPAPYWVSYPEMVRMCGGIPVIVETTAENGWKLTAEQFEEAMTPRTKMVILTTPNNPTGSVYSEEELRALGEVALSEDILILADEIYEHLVYGDARHVSIASLSPELYDLTITINGFSKGYAMTGWRLGYSAAPAAIAKAIQMIQDHTTSNVCTFAQYGGIEALTGDQSFISDMRDEYDMRRQYVYSRLSAIPNISVVEPQGAFYFFVDTSRLGLTSLNLCDKLLERYKVAAVPGIAFGNDKAIRISYCTTLDILKEALDRFEEFCKAH
- the murJ gene encoding murein biosynthesis integral membrane protein MurJ encodes the protein MSLMRNSLVASGAIFACRLTGMAREIVYTSLFGATGALDAFYTAFRIPNLLRDLFAEGALSQSYTSVASKTREAQGDAAAWELTNKVATQLSALMIAIVTLGILFAGPVMEALYSGDHSLAEQLFATDLSRIMWPFIGFASLSALIMGALNMVGVFGLPMLASAAFNVTSILLGLLIGYFIDPSFGPKALYGFACGVTIGGMAQIAVQLPKLSKTGFCWKPNFQWNDPRVRKIWGLMLPSVLASGVTQFTIFINTGFALDLQKGSVTALTTAFRLWQLPVGLFGVATGMVVLPAVSRMMVGDGRKEVAVHIAKGLRLVAFFAVPAFLILSILGTEFVSSVYQWGRFNQEAVRYTGEVLGAYSLGLLGYAGTKVVQPVFLALEKRWVPLIAAAVALAISIGLNYCFVYILHKNAAWLALTTSVVTTFNFLFYFFYLRRQLGGVDGRTLLSGLARIMAAGIFLGAVCWAGKAWFLQGFLNWTFPARVLGISLVCGCAGIVYLAAAFLLKTPELEAVRAKFLKR
- a CDS encoding adenylyltransferase/cytidyltransferase family protein, with amino-acid sequence MKKVFVSGCYDIVHAGHIQFFEEARALGDYLIVSFASEPVLWHHKQRKPSIPDEHKKVLLESLRMVDKVILGTGMKKGLDFEEEFLQEKPDILAVTEDDLYSDIKKELCARVGANYVVLPKTPPKFTPVSTTMLVNRIKAPSAVPLRVDFAGGWLDVPRYARKGSYVVNCAITPMVSLCEWPYEKRSGLGGSGAWAMLEGRDPVASELALGVGWQDPAVIAETGLCVWRSGSSPVLDVKGTGDFLEGRMAILYTGEEHDTPKMADEQRDYVRISQSSLIARTGVLERNINTLAAGVALYYSVQLDEGMRPLPDIPNALAKKYLGGGYGGYALYLFPCRDDRDQAVKDNPAMKRVEPYCRQLFK
- a CDS encoding superoxide dismutase translates to MTKQQAPSTIGYADGKYVLPPLPYAYDALEPMLDEKTVRIHHDKHHAAYVAGANAAAEKLREIADGKLDASATTNWVRNLSFNASGHVLHTIYWTNMTPDPKKEPQGPLVDAIKEKFGSLEAMMKEFKAASQGVEGSGWGILGVDPISKTLVICGAEKHQNLEIPGLVPILVCDVWEHAYYLKHQNLRADYIEDFCRLINWDDVERRYQEAMAS
- a CDS encoding glycoside hydrolase family 10 protein; this translates as MTRFPLFHAFSCSLLALASQALGWQTSGESVPAVPQEFRAAWISTVHNIDWPSRSGLSGAAQRAELLNILNTCAQLKLNAVFLQVRPNADALYRSSLEPWSQWLSGPGVNPGYDPLAFAIQEAHRRGIELHAWFNPFRAKANVKHAVGRNHISLTRPDLMKRNGSVLLINPSASASRDHALKVIMDVVRRYDIDGVHLDDYFYPYPTPGRAWSPASFGDGKSPSQRRGYIDGFVQDMYKSVKSSKPWVRVGVSPFGIWRPGVPGGIEAGVDAYEHLACDARKWLSRGWVDYLAPQLYWRCSPAKQSFPALMQWWAAQNSRRPVWPGIATARIMSSEDPGRPASEIAAQVNYSRSLARTAPGQCFWSIKSIMRNAGGIQKYLNRLYPSMAVPPAMPWCGTGTPGQPQNFYVADNGSTVTLSWQPSGNPSRKWAVQARYGSQWATRILLPGSQTRVTLPKSFLGDAGSVAVRGVSAYGAQGPAAAARR
- the larB gene encoding nickel pincer cofactor biosynthesis protein LarB, translating into MNDITSILHQFKKGLLSAEEAAEKIRAGTVPAPSHTDIDYSRLERTGCPEVIYGAGKTPDQIEEIARSLLAAGQNVLATRLSGEALDYLNRAFPAADMHPEARLMRIAPNPVPRTAGFVGIVSAGTSDQYVAEEAALTAEFLGSRVVRYRDCGVAGLHRLVSHLDSIRQATALVAVAGMEGALPSVLAGLVKAPVIAVPTSVGYGANFRGVTTLLAMMNSCANGVSVVNIDNGFGAGFNAHLINSLASRPS
- the larE gene encoding ATP-dependent sacrificial sulfur transferase LarE, which gives rise to MTTTPQTPFERLRAVLLPRKRIAVALSGGLDSSVLLAAAVRILGADHCLALTARTPYVMEEEVRDSTALCRRLGVRQEKLAFPILPALANNPPLRCYLCKHALFSSLAARAAEMGFPLLADGSNLDDLDDYRPGRKALQELGIPSPFLEASMDKEDIRRLACRLGLPESVSGKPAYACLLTRLEHNRPVTEVLLRRVDAAESFLRTLGLKGCRVRAHGDSLARIELPEKERRLFWDGQLASTAARRLRELGFRHITLDLEGYSRGSMNEPS
- the larC gene encoding nickel pincer cofactor biosynthesis protein LarC, whose amino-acid sequence is MRALVYDCSAGISGDMNLAALIDLGADRENLERELSKLHVHGEWKLECRPAQQHGIRGTRIDVLTEEEGHSGSSHAHHHRTMADIRKLIETSALSNTVKRTALSIFTLLAEAEARVHGTTSEEVHFHEVGAVDSIIDIAGAAICLEMLRVDTVFTGPVELGSGTVTCQHGTMPVPAPATALLAKHFRATLNGTTHEATTPTGAAYIAALAQPVPSPLAGRITATGYGIGHRQGLPVPNILRVMLVETEEEETSPELLTELCANIDDMTPEQTAYLAEKLMEAGALDTWQESVCMKKGRLAVKVCALCQPEQTDRVREAFFRHSSTPGIRQHGMLRHILRRESAPVHTPHGTVHVKTSFMHGRPHYRKAEFEDCRILAEKTGLPLGQCQLMGLFPTSSHDNDATDSV